Below is a window of Geomonas oryzisoli DNA.
AGATCATCCGCCTGCACACCATCTTCGCCGGCAAGAACCCGCACCCGAACTACCTGGTGGGGGGGATGGCCTGCTCCATCAACCTCGACAACCAGATCGCCATCAACCGGGTGCGCCTGGACGAGATCGCCGGGATGATCGACCAGGCCCGGCGCTTCGTGCTGGAGGTCTACTACCCGGACGTCCTCGCCATCGCCTCCTTCTACCCGGAGTACGCGGCCATCGGCGCTTCCTCCCCCACCCTGTTCGCCACCGGGGAGAGTGCCTACTCCTGCTCCGGCGACCCGGCCGGGGGCGTGGTCCCCGCGGGAGTGGTGCTGGACGGCGACTACGGCACGGCGCACCCGTTCGATCCCCGGAAGGTCGCCGAGTTCATCTCCTCGGCCTGGTACAGCCAGCCCGAGGGGGACCGACAGGGTCTGCATCCCTGGCAGGGGCGCACCGACCCGCACTACACCGGACCAAAGCCCCCCTTCAAACAGCTCTCCGACCAGGCCAAGTACACCTGGTGCAAGGCACCTCGCTACGACGGCCGTGCCGTGCAGGTGGGCCCCAACGCCCGCATCATGCTCGCCCTGGCGCAGGGGCATGCCGAGACGGCCCAGCTCGCCGGGGAGGGGCTGGGGAGACTGAACGCCGGGGTCGGCGCGCTCAACTCGACGCTTGGGCGCACCTACTGCCGTGCACTGGAATCGGTGCTCCTGGCCCGGCGCATGGACCAGTGGTTCGGCCAGTTGAACGAGAGGATCCGCGCAGGTGACGTCGCCACCTTCAACCCGGAGCTGTGGGAGCCCTCGAGCTGGCCCAGGCAGGCCCAGGGGATGGGGTTCATGGAGGCGGCCCGCGGCACCCTGTCGCACTGGGTCGAGATCGAAAACGGGCGCATCTCGCGCTACCAGGCCGTGGTCCCCAGCACCTGGAACAGCTCCGGCCGCGACCCCGGCGGCCAGATGGGCCCCTTCGAGCAGGCCCTGGCCGGCGACGGTAAGCATCCGCTCTCCGACCCCAAGCGCCCCATCGAGGTGCTGCGCACCATCCATTCCTTCGACCCGTGCGAATCCTGCGCCGTCCACCTCCTGGTACCCGGTGGCGGCGGCGTGGAGGTGAAGGTGCAATGAGCCTGTACCAGATTCCGGAATCCGAG
It encodes the following:
- a CDS encoding nickel-dependent hydrogenase large subunit, giving the protein MAGERIVIDPITRIEGHLRIELETEGGRVANAWACATQFRGIERVLQGRDPRDAWAFAQRICGVCTGVHAIASVRAVEDAVKCRIPPCAELIRSLVSGMATLQDHVMHFYHLHALDWVDVMSALKADPAATARLAASLSPWPNNSATWYREVQKRVADSAGGGLGIFAGGYWGHPAYRLPPEANLMALAHYLEALSWQREIIRLHTIFAGKNPHPNYLVGGMACSINLDNQIAINRVRLDEIAGMIDQARRFVLEVYYPDVLAIASFYPEYAAIGASSPTLFATGESAYSCSGDPAGGVVPAGVVLDGDYGTAHPFDPRKVAEFISSAWYSQPEGDRQGLHPWQGRTDPHYTGPKPPFKQLSDQAKYTWCKAPRYDGRAVQVGPNARIMLALAQGHAETAQLAGEGLGRLNAGVGALNSTLGRTYCRALESVLLARRMDQWFGQLNERIRAGDVATFNPELWEPSSWPRQAQGMGFMEAARGTLSHWVEIENGRISRYQAVVPSTWNSSGRDPGGQMGPFEQALAGDGKHPLSDPKRPIEVLRTIHSFDPCESCAVHLLVPGGGGVEVKVQ